One Brassica napus cultivar Da-Ae chromosome C2, Da-Ae, whole genome shotgun sequence DNA window includes the following coding sequences:
- the LOC125581788 gene encoding uncharacterized protein LOC125581788, translating into MAKTAKTTAIRTGKASPPLFFRHVSPGPDDSTLKFRLLHFWEARKNVKGGPGILLGIEMLMIDAEGTLAQGFIGQNRRNQYEKELQRGSIYTLTNFYASNSSGDEEDIEGILTERFRVRSFSEFEANCDLRGDLHDVVGHLKLVDGQALHQRPILCTNDDSASRKVMVHLQLKDGPVMNVYLWDEAAESFRLKFDASAATPTVLLVTTVNPKKLGGKLCLSSMSSSRVFLDEEVDPTNEYLAWLTTNPSVTSLVNPVEVVKAETLTIGEISAFLKRQPAQVAYFDCIATIDDFKLGTEWYYIACKNCQTKLNRGPTTLLCPKYGNENATAVANYRVEMSVYDNDEQCTFIILGDAGKDPTGRKATELIDAYVQENGGDAVELEVPLPQCFIDTIGQTKKFRIKVAHYNFTSTRLSLTATKIVSPAELPPKNLPLKTPPGTKVENTELAESSGGGASAIDDQKKAKRTKRSG; encoded by the exons ATGGCGAAAACGGCAAAAACGACTGCGATCCGCACCGGCAAAGCTTCTCCTCCTCTCTTCTTCCGACATGTTTCACCAGGGCCAGACGATTCCACCTTGAAGTTTAGGCTTCTTCATTTCTGGGAAGCTCGCAAGAATGTCAAAGGAGGACCAGGGATCCTTCTTGGGATCGAGATGCTTATGATCGATGCGGAG GGTACTTTGGCTCAGGGGTTCATCGGTCAGAACCGTCGCAACCAGTATGAGAAAGAGCTCCAGCGTGGGAGCATCTACACACTGACAAACTTCTATGCATCCAACAGCTCAGGG GATGAAGAAGACATTGAAGGCATTTTGACAGAGCGCTTCAGGGTCCGTTCCTTTTCAGAATTTGAAGCCAACTGCGATCTCAGAGGGGATCTTCACG ATGTTGTTGGCCACCTTAAGCTGGTTGATGGCCAGGCTCTCCATCAGCGTCCGATTTTGTGCACCAATGATGACTCAGCTTCTCGGAAAGTGATGGTCCATTTGCAGCTTAAAGA CGGTCCAGTGATGAACGTCTATCTATGGGACGAGGCCGCTGAAAGTTTCCGCCTCAAGTTTGACGCAAGTGCAGCCACTCCAACTGTTCTATTGGTCACAACGGTCAATCCTAAGAAGCTCGGTG GGAAATTGTGCCTAAGTTCAATGTCCTCTTCAAGAGTGTTTTTGGATGAAGAGGTTGACCCCACCAATGAATACTTGGCATg GTTGACCACGAACCCTTCTGTAACTTCTTTGGTGAACCCTGTTGAGGTGGTCAAAGCTGAGACTCTCACAATAGGTGAGATTTCCGCCTTCCTCAAGCGTCAGCCTGCTCAG GTTGCCTACTTTGACTGCATTGCCACAATTGATGATTTCAAGCTTGGCACTGAGTGGTATTACATTGCTTGCAAGAATTGCCAGACCAAGTTAAACCGTGGGCCGACAACATTGCTTTGTCCAAAATACGGGAATGAAAATGCTACTGCAGTAGCCAA CTATCGGGTGGAGATGTCTGTCTATGATAATGATGAGCAGTGCACGTTCATCATTCTCGGAGATGCTGGGAAAGATCCCACAGGCAGGAAAGCAACAGAGTTGATTGATGCTTATGTTCAG GAAAATGGTGGAGATGCGGTTGAGCTTGAAGTTCCACTGCCACAGTGTTTCATTGATACAATAGGCCAGACAAAGAAATTCAGGATCAAGGTGGCTCACTACAACTTCACTTCTACCCGACTGTCCTTGACCGCTACCAAGATAGTCTCACCAGCAGAGTTACCACCAAAGAATCTCCCACTCAAGACGCCACCAGGAACTAAAGTGGAGAACACAGAGTTGGCTGAGAGTAGTGGTGGTGGTGCTTCAGCTATTGACGACCAGAAGAAAGCAAAGCGTACCAAGCGTAGTGGCTAG